The Belonocnema kinseyi isolate 2016_QV_RU_SX_M_011 chromosome 10, B_treatae_v1, whole genome shotgun sequence genome has a window encoding:
- the LOC117181211 gene encoding uncharacterized protein LOC117181211 — translation MKNIRETLSNLIISHWNINGIAGKCSELKQYVQDRRLHIMMLNETKLNSERNIKITNFKCIRKDRNERGTSGGVMIYVREGIRCHEVPLDTKIIEAVAIKLENNLVIVSAYKAPGNKLDSRDLNLIFQTGSKVFMYGDFNVKSTAWNCRFTNTRNSTIFDFAENYLCEIHYPDNFTSYPYNSTFPSTVDTDISKNIVCDITVDAINEFDSDHLPVILSMSISTAKLEMEIRTFPNYKKANWGLFRKLINKNLTLSRSIKTQADLDRSVNDLVSVIHNAMEKSIPRNSC, via the coding sequence atgaaaaatataagggAAACACTCTCTAATCTTATTATTAGTCATTGGAATATTAACGGAATTGCTGGCAAATGCAGTGAATTAAAGCAATATGTCCAGGACCGTCGCCTACACATTATGATGTTGAATGAAACGAAGCTCAATTCTGAACGCAATATCAAGATTACCAATTTCAAATGCATCAGGAAAGATAGAAATGAGAGAGGGACAAGTGGTGGAGTCATGATCTATGTTAGAGAAGGAATTAGGTGTCATGAAGTACCCTTAGATACTAAAATCATTGAGGCTGTGGCAATTAAGCTTGAAAACAATTTAGTGATAGTGTCAGCATATAAAGCACCAGGGAACAAACTAGATTCTCGAGATTTGAACCTCATATTCCAAACAGGAAGTAAAGTTTTCATGTACGGGGACTTTAATGTCAAAAGCACAGCCTGGAACTGTAGATTTACTAATACCAGGAATAGCACAATAtttgattttgcagaaaactatctATGTGAGATTCACTATCCTGATAATTTTACATCTTACCCTTACAATAGCACCTTTCCTAGTACAGTAGACACAGATATATCTAAAAACATTGTTTGTGATATCACGGTTGATGCAATCAACGAATTTGATTCAGATCATTTACCTGTTATTCTCTCTATGAGTATCAGTACAGCTAAGTTAGAGATGGAGATTAGAACGTTTCCTAATTACAAAAAAGCTAACTGGGGGTTGTTCAGGAAACTTATTAATAAAAACCTTACTCTTAGTAGAAGTATTAAAACTCAAGCAGATCTTGATAGATCCGTCAACGATCTGGTCAGTGTGATTCATAACGCCATGGAAAAGTCTATACCAAGAAACAGTTGTTAG